A genome region from Geobacter pickeringii includes the following:
- a CDS encoding response regulator, whose amino-acid sequence MARLLVVDDESSIRLLYSQELADEGYEVVTAATATEAAEKIRENEFDLVVLDIKLKNESGLDLLQKVVKERHNMPVILCTAFSCFKDDFSAWLADGYVVKSSDLTELKDEIAKVLAKKKQLKG is encoded by the coding sequence ATGGCTAGACTGCTCGTAGTGGACGATGAAAGCAGCATCCGGCTCCTCTATTCCCAGGAGCTGGCGGATGAGGGGTACGAGGTGGTCACCGCCGCCACCGCCACCGAAGCGGCGGAAAAGATCCGGGAGAACGAGTTCGACCTGGTCGTCCTCGACATCAAGCTCAAGAACGAGAGCGGGCTCGACCTGCTGCAGAAGGTGGTGAAGGAGCGGCACAACATGCCGGTGATCCTCTGCACCGCCTTCTCCTGCTTCAAGGACGATTTTTCCGCCTGGCTCGCCGACGGCTACGTGGTGAAGTCGAGCGACCTTACGGAGCTGAAGGACGAGATCGCCAAGGTCCTCGCCAAGAAGAAACAGCTCAAGGGATAG
- a CDS encoding sensor histidine kinase, which produces MDWECCWDREVIEPGDCPNIGEGEEVLYSSLRRRMAEKCIECPRFQADLKRLRDEGNPLAEILPHVLTELQEQRGKLQAMGSFLDSRDREIKFLHEISLVLQTSVDLDEVLSVVMTAITAGKGFGMNRAFLLLADKERKNLKGYLGVGPRSYGEAWEIWGDIQRDDFTLKEMAKNFYKTKLSSEKQKFHDILERLAVPLAEHGHILNRSLREKRPVLVENAFHNPDVDCSLAQLLGVDTFLITPLISRNRRIGVIISDNCITHKPITPQDVQSLETFAFPVAFAIERASLYERLQEELLKVTAANVKLQEQQELIVKMERMALVGKITSSIAHSIRNPLMIIGGFARSLLKGAGEGDPKREYLESIVREARQLEGVLAEVLNYSDSLYPTLDTWDVNHLASAVCRELDGRFAERRITCHLRLDAGLPPARIDYKQVSYCLRTVLATCMEGLPDGGDVRIETRLDDGWIVLSVQDAGRPVRRESLEAMTTPLGSAQEMGNGLGLAICRTIMEKHGNVFDIESPPAGGTRYIIKLPVNREGIAHG; this is translated from the coding sequence GTGGATTGGGAGTGCTGCTGGGACAGGGAGGTCATCGAGCCGGGCGATTGCCCCAACATCGGCGAAGGTGAGGAGGTGCTCTACTCCTCACTCCGGCGCCGGATGGCGGAGAAGTGCATCGAGTGTCCCCGTTTCCAGGCCGACCTGAAGCGGTTGCGGGATGAGGGGAACCCCCTGGCGGAGATCCTGCCGCACGTCCTGACCGAGCTCCAGGAGCAGCGGGGAAAGCTCCAGGCCATGGGGAGCTTCCTCGACAGCCGGGACCGGGAGATCAAGTTCCTTCACGAGATCAGCCTCGTGCTCCAGACCTCCGTGGACCTCGACGAGGTGCTGTCGGTGGTCATGACCGCCATCACCGCGGGCAAGGGGTTCGGGATGAACCGGGCGTTTCTGCTCCTGGCCGACAAGGAGCGGAAGAACCTGAAGGGGTACCTGGGGGTCGGCCCCCGGAGCTACGGCGAGGCCTGGGAGATCTGGGGCGATATCCAGCGCGACGACTTCACCCTCAAGGAGATGGCGAAGAACTTCTACAAGACGAAGCTCTCCTCGGAGAAGCAGAAGTTCCACGACATCCTGGAACGGCTCGCCGTCCCCCTTGCCGAGCACGGCCACATCCTCAACCGCTCGCTGCGGGAGAAACGGCCGGTTCTGGTGGAAAACGCGTTCCACAATCCCGATGTCGACTGCTCCCTCGCCCAGCTCCTGGGGGTCGACACCTTCCTGATCACCCCGCTCATCTCCCGTAACCGGCGGATCGGTGTCATCATCTCCGACAACTGCATCACCCACAAGCCGATCACCCCCCAGGATGTCCAGTCCCTGGAGACCTTCGCCTTCCCGGTCGCCTTTGCCATCGAGCGGGCCTCGCTCTACGAACGGCTCCAGGAGGAGCTCCTCAAGGTGACCGCCGCCAACGTGAAGCTCCAGGAGCAGCAGGAGCTGATCGTGAAGATGGAACGGATGGCCCTCGTGGGGAAGATCACGTCGAGCATCGCCCACTCCATCCGCAACCCTCTCATGATCATCGGCGGGTTTGCCCGCTCGCTCCTCAAGGGGGCCGGTGAGGGGGACCCGAAGCGGGAGTACCTGGAGTCGATCGTGCGTGAGGCACGCCAGCTGGAGGGGGTTCTCGCGGAGGTCCTCAACTACTCCGACTCCCTCTACCCGACACTGGACACCTGGGACGTGAACCATCTGGCGAGCGCGGTCTGCCGGGAACTCGATGGCCGGTTCGCCGAGCGGCGCATCACCTGCCACCTGCGGCTGGATGCGGGGCTGCCGCCGGCACGCATCGATTACAAGCAGGTCTCCTACTGCCTGCGGACCGTCCTCGCCACCTGCATGGAGGGGTTGCCGGACGGGGGGGATGTCCGGATCGAGACCCGCCTCGACGATGGCTGGATCGTCCTGTCGGTGCAGGATGCCGGCCGGCCGGTCCGCCGGGAGAGCCTGGAGGCGATGACCACCCCCCTCGGCAGCGCGCAGGAGATGGGGAACGGCCTCGGCCTCGCCATCTGCAGGACCATCATGGAGAAGCATGGCAACGTCTTCGACATCGAGAGCCCCCCGGCGGGGGGGACCCGTTATATCATCAAACTACCCGTGAACAGGGAGGGTATTGCCCATGGCTAG
- a CDS encoding YbgA family protein yields the protein METPIAIGISSCLLGERVRYDGGHKHDRYLTDTLGAFFRLVPVCPEVGCGLPAPREPMRLEEVTGEVRLVTTRSRIDHTERMRRWYAEKVGELAAADLCGFIFKKDSPSSGLFRVKVHRAGMPARMGRGLFAEAVTARFPLLPVEEEGRLHDLELRENFVVRIFAYRRWKDLVAGGGTPGRLAKFHTAHKLLLMAHSPELCRELGGLVARGKEVPRDELFARYGALFMKALARLATVPKNTAVLRHIACSFRKRLPRDERDELGEVIDEYRRRLVPLVVPVTLLRHYARTCGDEYLLGQVYLTPTPTELMLRNHV from the coding sequence ATGGAGACACCAATCGCCATCGGAATCAGTTCCTGCCTCCTCGGGGAGCGGGTCCGCTACGACGGAGGGCACAAGCACGACCGTTACCTCACCGACACCCTCGGGGCGTTCTTCCGCCTCGTCCCGGTCTGCCCCGAAGTCGGCTGCGGCCTGCCTGCTCCCCGGGAACCGATGCGGCTCGAAGAGGTAACGGGGGAGGTCCGGCTCGTCACCACCAGGAGCCGTATTGATCACACGGAACGGATGCGGAGGTGGTACGCGGAGAAGGTCGGGGAACTGGCGGCCGCGGACCTCTGCGGCTTCATCTTCAAGAAGGATTCGCCCAGTTCCGGGCTCTTCAGGGTGAAGGTCCACCGGGCGGGGATGCCGGCGAGGATGGGGCGGGGGCTCTTTGCCGAGGCGGTGACGGCACGCTTCCCGCTCCTGCCGGTGGAAGAGGAGGGGCGGCTCCACGACCTGGAGCTGCGGGAGAACTTCGTCGTGCGGATTTTCGCGTACCGGCGGTGGAAAGACCTGGTGGCGGGAGGGGGGACGCCCGGCCGCCTCGCGAAGTTCCACACCGCCCACAAACTCCTGCTCATGGCTCACAGTCCGGAGCTCTGCCGGGAGTTGGGGGGGCTGGTGGCCCGCGGAAAGGAGGTGCCGCGGGACGAGCTCTTCGCGCGCTACGGGGCGCTCTTCATGAAGGCCCTCGCCCGCCTCGCCACCGTCCCCAAGAACACCGCCGTCCTCCGGCACATCGCCTGCTCCTTCAGGAAACGGCTCCCGCGGGACGAGCGGGACGAGCTCGGCGAGGTGATCGACGAATACCGCCGGCGGCTCGTCCCCCTGGTGGTGCCGGTGACGCTCCTGCGGCACTACGCCAGGACGTGCGGGGATGAGTATCTCCTCGGCCAGGTCTACCTCACCCCCACCCCCACGGAACTGATGCTGCGCAATCACGTCTGA
- the pcnB gene encoding polynucleotide adenylyltransferase PcnB: protein MNRRTPLIIPRADHPISRSLVSPNALRVLYRLKENGHLAFLVGGCVRDLLLGREPKDFDVATDATPNQVKRIFRNCRLVGRRFRLAHIHFQDEIIEVATFRALATGEEEPEPEPAAGGEPGEGERPRPPRHLVSEEGVVLRDNVFGTPEEDALRRDFTVNALSYTVADFSIIDYVGGMEDLRRGVIRTIGDPLVRFTEDPVRMLRAVRFAALLGFAVEDETWHAVLELAPAITRATAPRLYEEVLKLFLSGEGERVYQLMRQTGLFGHLFPRFSAWLDRESDGFPHAQLGKALEWVDSQMGSGEPVSPPLLLALMFGEFLEERADELAASGVPPQESMSAAVAEFLGEQAPLVTVPHRIGLAVREMLALQYRLRKIPGKRPQAVLARNCFAEAIAYLRCRSLLTGEGTKVLDWWERYARESVMPPVEGGSGEGDSAPRRKRRRRRRGKKPPAS from the coding sequence ATGAACAGACGAACTCCCCTTATTATCCCCCGTGCCGACCACCCCATCTCCCGCTCCCTCGTCAGTCCCAACGCCCTGCGCGTCCTCTACCGCCTCAAGGAGAACGGCCACCTCGCCTTTCTCGTGGGGGGATGCGTCCGCGATCTGCTCCTGGGGCGGGAGCCGAAGGACTTCGACGTGGCCACCGACGCCACCCCGAACCAGGTGAAGCGGATCTTCCGCAACTGCCGCTTGGTGGGGCGGCGGTTCCGCCTCGCCCATATCCACTTCCAGGACGAGATCATCGAGGTCGCCACCTTCCGCGCCCTCGCCACGGGAGAGGAGGAGCCCGAGCCGGAGCCGGCCGCCGGAGGAGAGCCCGGTGAGGGGGAGCGTCCCCGGCCGCCGCGGCATCTGGTGAGCGAGGAGGGGGTGGTGCTGCGGGACAACGTCTTCGGCACCCCGGAGGAGGACGCGCTGCGGCGCGACTTCACCGTCAACGCCCTTTCCTACACTGTCGCCGATTTTTCGATCATCGACTACGTGGGGGGGATGGAGGACCTGCGGCGGGGGGTGATCCGGACCATCGGCGACCCCCTCGTCCGCTTCACCGAGGATCCGGTCCGGATGCTCCGGGCGGTCCGCTTCGCCGCGCTCCTCGGCTTCGCCGTGGAGGATGAGACCTGGCATGCGGTTTTGGAACTCGCTCCCGCCATAACGCGGGCCACGGCGCCGCGGCTCTACGAGGAGGTCTTGAAACTCTTCCTCTCCGGCGAGGGGGAGCGGGTCTACCAGCTCATGCGCCAGACCGGGCTCTTCGGGCACCTCTTCCCCCGTTTCAGTGCCTGGCTCGACCGGGAGAGCGACGGCTTTCCCCATGCCCAACTCGGCAAGGCCCTCGAATGGGTCGACAGCCAGATGGGGAGCGGGGAGCCGGTGTCGCCGCCGCTCCTTCTGGCGCTCATGTTCGGGGAGTTCCTGGAGGAGCGGGCCGATGAGCTCGCCGCGTCGGGAGTCCCCCCCCAGGAGTCGATGAGTGCCGCCGTAGCCGAATTCCTCGGCGAGCAGGCCCCCCTGGTCACCGTACCCCACCGGATCGGCCTCGCCGTGCGGGAGATGCTGGCGCTGCAGTACCGCCTCCGGAAGATCCCCGGCAAGCGCCCCCAGGCGGTGCTCGCCCGCAACTGCTTTGCCGAGGCGATCGCCTACCTGCGGTGCCGCTCCCTCCTCACGGGTGAGGGGACGAAGGTCCTCGACTGGTGGGAGCGTTACGCGCGGGAGAGCGTCATGCCTCCCGTGGAGGGGGGGAGCGGCGAAGGGGACAGTGCGCCGCGCCGGAAGAGGCGCCGTCGGCGGCGGGGGAAGAAGCCGCCGGCATCCTGA
- a CDS encoding nitrous oxide-stimulated promoter family protein, with amino-acid sequence MEPFTKKQQHDLRVLIDFVRVYCHARHDRGDRAPFDLPPEIAHRYRQGVELCGECAGLLAHGIAKRRKCPLDPKPSCKHCRIHCYGKEYRARIREVMAFSGRRMIMRGRFDYLWHYFF; translated from the coding sequence ATGGAACCATTCACGAAAAAACAGCAGCACGACCTGCGGGTCCTGATCGACTTCGTCCGGGTTTACTGCCATGCCCGCCACGACCGCGGGGACCGCGCCCCCTTCGACCTCCCGCCGGAGATCGCCCACCGGTACCGGCAGGGGGTGGAGCTCTGCGGCGAATGCGCCGGGCTTCTGGCCCACGGCATCGCCAAGCGGCGCAAGTGCCCCCTCGACCCGAAACCGTCGTGCAAGCACTGCCGCATCCATTGCTACGGCAAGGAGTACCGCGCCAGGATCCGCGAGGTCATGGCGTTCTCGGGGCGGCGCATGATCATGCGCGGCCGGTTCGACTACCTTTGGCACTATTTTTTCTAG
- a CDS encoding ATP-binding protein yields the protein MIRKIVQIDEDACNGCGLCVPACAEGAIRIVNGKAVLSADNLCDGLGACLGDCPRDAIRIIEREADEFNEEAVEKHLKDIGRGPAHHAPAQAAPQHHHGGGCPGSRAMVFDAPAQSGAETTAPPQPSRLRQWPVQLHLVPPTAPYFQDADLVIAADCVPFAYADFHRDFLDGRALVIGCPKLDDNRFYQEKLTEIFRVSTIRSITVVRMEVPCCGGIVMAARQALAASGKEIPFREVTIGIQGTVK from the coding sequence ATGATCAGAAAAATCGTTCAGATCGACGAAGATGCGTGCAACGGCTGCGGCCTCTGCGTCCCGGCCTGCGCCGAAGGGGCCATCAGGATCGTCAACGGCAAGGCGGTGCTCTCCGCCGACAACCTCTGCGACGGCCTCGGCGCCTGCCTCGGGGACTGCCCCCGCGATGCCATCCGGATCATCGAGCGGGAGGCCGACGAATTCAACGAGGAGGCGGTGGAGAAGCATCTGAAAGACATCGGCCGGGGACCTGCCCACCACGCGCCGGCGCAGGCCGCGCCCCAGCACCACCATGGCGGCGGCTGTCCCGGCTCCCGCGCCATGGTCTTCGATGCCCCTGCGCAGAGCGGCGCGGAAACAACGGCGCCCCCCCAGCCGAGCAGACTCCGCCAGTGGCCGGTCCAGCTCCACCTGGTTCCCCCCACCGCCCCCTACTTCCAGGATGCCGACCTCGTCATCGCCGCCGACTGCGTCCCCTTCGCCTACGCCGACTTCCACCGCGACTTCCTCGACGGCAGGGCGCTGGTCATCGGCTGCCCCAAGCTCGACGACAACCGGTTCTACCAGGAAAAGCTGACGGAGATCTTCCGCGTCTCCACCATCAGGAGCATCACGGTCGTGCGGATGGAAGTCCCGTGCTGCGGCGGCATCGTCATGGCGGCCCGCCAGGCCCTGGCCGCCTCGGGGAAGGAGATCCCCTTCCGCGAAGTCACCATCGGCATCCAGGGGACCGTCAAGTAA
- a CDS encoding peroxiredoxin, which yields MCMCTLVTQEAPDFTADAVLPDNTFGTLKLSSFRGKYVILFFYPLDFTFVCPSEILAFNKTIGKFKEKNCEVIGVSVDSKFTHFAWKNTKVEDGGIGNIQYPLVSDLNKEIAKQYGVLFNNSVALRGLFLIDTKGIVRHAVINDLPLGRSVAEAMRMVDALQFVETHGDQVCPANWQEGDEAMKPTAAGVADYLAKHSVG from the coding sequence ATGTGCATGTGTACCCTCGTAACCCAGGAAGCCCCTGATTTCACCGCTGATGCGGTCTTGCCCGATAACACCTTCGGCACCCTCAAGCTTTCGAGTTTCCGCGGCAAGTACGTGATCCTCTTCTTCTATCCCCTCGACTTCACCTTCGTCTGCCCGTCGGAAATTCTCGCCTTCAACAAGACGATCGGCAAATTCAAGGAGAAGAACTGCGAGGTCATCGGCGTCTCCGTCGACTCCAAGTTCACCCACTTCGCCTGGAAGAACACCAAGGTGGAGGACGGCGGCATCGGCAACATCCAGTACCCCCTCGTCTCCGACCTCAACAAGGAGATCGCCAAGCAGTACGGGGTCCTCTTCAACAACTCCGTGGCGCTGCGCGGCCTCTTCCTGATCGACACCAAGGGGATCGTCCGCCACGCGGTCATCAACGATCTCCCCCTCGGCCGCAGCGTCGCCGAGGCGATGCGGATGGTCGACGCCCTCCAGTTCGTCGAGACCCACGGCGATCAGGTCTGCCCCGCTAACTGGCAGGAGGGGGACGAGGCGATGAAGCCGACTGCGGCGGGGGTAGCCGACTACCTTGCCAAGCACTCGGTGGGATAG
- a CDS encoding DNA polymerase domain-containing protein, with product MKQTAWSTGPCRFCFSPAVNLGPIAMDDLHLTDTPLLFGADPTEGVVAAELAGRFIRLFIRTPHGAVFRDVPFRPFIVLTEPDLLSGFRGDVELRPLAGPGELRHLALFRDWHDCTEAKELLAKRSGHTPSAPGAPYLFLSDPVHQHLLLTGTTLFKGVEFAQLRRLALDIETACAPGFEFSNPAREEDRILSIAVMEEGGFEAYLSGHELDEREMLERLTAIIRERDPDVIEGHNLFRFDLEYLRVRAARHGVRLAWGRDGSVPRVHPSRFTVAERAVDYPRWDIYGRSVIDTYFLLLIYDVTSRELESHGLKQAARHFGIAAPDRVYLDRQAMDEIFRTDPESLRRYNLDDVRETLALSRLLSYSWFLQARIFPYTYQTCVIRGNATRINALFLREYLRQERAVPIPTGEATPFEGGYTDIFETGVLSPIVHCDVASLYPSLMLAYGIAPARENLGLYLPLLKSLREFRLRAKALARQAEEPHEREYYDALQQTFKILINSFYGYLGTTLHPFADVRAAAEVTRLGRETIGTMLQWLRDRGAHPVEVDTDGIYFIPPPGITSPEQEQSLVSELSATLPEGIEVELDGRYHAMFSYKMKNYALLGHDGAVRVKGSALKSRGIERYLREFMAEMIRLLLTGEGEAIPLLHDEYARRLRDHLIPVDRLARTETLGESPATYLQKVRQGKRNPSAAFEIALKADHEYRAGDQISYYVAGRGKGVTVYESCKPASRYDPARPDENTEYYLDKLRQMLKRFAPFLPRERSLFD from the coding sequence ATGAAACAGACGGCATGGTCCACCGGGCCGTGCCGTTTCTGTTTCAGCCCCGCAGTCAACCTCGGACCAATAGCCATGGACGATCTCCACCTGACCGATACGCCGCTTCTCTTCGGAGCCGACCCGACGGAAGGGGTCGTGGCGGCGGAACTGGCGGGACGCTTCATCCGCCTCTTCATCCGTACCCCCCACGGGGCCGTATTCCGGGATGTCCCCTTCCGCCCCTTCATCGTCCTGACGGAGCCCGACCTCTTGAGCGGCTTCAGGGGTGACGTCGAGCTGCGCCCCCTGGCCGGGCCCGGCGAACTCCGCCACCTCGCCCTCTTCCGTGACTGGCACGACTGCACCGAAGCGAAGGAGCTGCTGGCGAAACGGAGCGGCCACACCCCGTCGGCCCCCGGCGCCCCCTACCTCTTTCTCTCTGACCCGGTCCACCAGCACCTCCTCCTCACCGGCACGACCCTCTTCAAGGGGGTGGAGTTCGCGCAGCTCCGCCGCCTCGCCCTCGACATCGAAACCGCCTGCGCCCCGGGATTCGAATTCTCCAACCCCGCCCGGGAGGAGGACCGGATCCTCTCCATCGCCGTCATGGAGGAAGGGGGATTCGAGGCATACCTCTCGGGGCACGAGCTGGACGAGCGGGAGATGCTGGAGCGGCTCACGGCCATCATCCGCGAGCGGGACCCGGACGTGATCGAGGGGCACAACCTCTTCCGCTTCGACCTGGAGTATCTCCGCGTCCGGGCCGCCCGCCACGGGGTGCGGCTCGCCTGGGGTCGCGACGGGAGCGTGCCGCGGGTCCACCCGTCGCGCTTCACCGTGGCCGAGCGGGCCGTCGACTACCCCCGCTGGGACATCTACGGCCGCTCCGTCATCGACACCTACTTCCTCCTCCTGATCTACGACGTCACGAGCCGCGAGCTGGAGAGCCACGGACTCAAGCAGGCGGCGCGCCACTTCGGCATCGCCGCTCCCGACCGGGTCTACCTGGACCGCCAGGCCATGGACGAGATCTTCCGGACCGATCCCGAGAGCCTGCGGCGCTACAATCTGGACGACGTGCGGGAGACCCTGGCCCTGTCGCGACTCCTCTCCTACTCCTGGTTCCTCCAGGCCCGAATCTTCCCTTACACCTATCAGACCTGCGTCATCCGGGGCAACGCCACCCGGATCAACGCCCTCTTCCTGAGGGAATACCTGCGGCAGGAACGGGCCGTCCCGATCCCCACCGGGGAGGCGACCCCCTTCGAGGGGGGGTACACCGACATCTTCGAGACCGGGGTACTCTCCCCCATCGTCCACTGCGACGTCGCCTCCCTCTATCCATCCCTCATGCTTGCCTACGGTATCGCGCCGGCCCGGGAGAACCTCGGCCTCTACCTGCCGCTGCTGAAAAGCCTGCGGGAGTTCCGCCTGCGGGCCAAGGCCCTCGCCCGCCAGGCAGAGGAGCCGCACGAGCGGGAGTACTACGACGCCCTTCAGCAGACGTTCAAGATCCTGATCAACTCCTTCTACGGCTACCTCGGCACCACCCTCCACCCCTTCGCCGACGTCCGGGCCGCCGCGGAGGTGACCCGGCTCGGCCGGGAGACCATTGGCACCATGCTCCAGTGGCTGAGGGACCGGGGTGCCCACCCCGTGGAGGTGGACACCGACGGCATCTACTTCATCCCCCCGCCCGGAATCACCTCGCCCGAACAGGAACAGTCCCTGGTCAGCGAGCTGTCGGCGACCCTTCCCGAGGGGATCGAGGTGGAACTGGACGGCCGGTACCACGCCATGTTTTCCTACAAGATGAAAAACTACGCCCTCCTCGGTCACGACGGTGCGGTGCGCGTCAAGGGAAGCGCCCTCAAGTCCCGGGGGATCGAGCGCTACCTGCGGGAATTCATGGCGGAGATGATCCGGCTCCTGCTGACCGGCGAAGGGGAGGCGATCCCCCTTCTCCACGACGAATACGCCCGGCGTCTCCGGGACCACCTCATCCCCGTCGACCGGCTCGCCCGGACCGAAACCCTCGGCGAATCGCCGGCCACCTACCTCCAGAAGGTGCGCCAGGGGAAGCGCAATCCGTCGGCAGCCTTCGAGATTGCACTCAAGGCAGACCACGAGTACCGTGCCGGCGATCAGATCAGCTACTACGTCGCCGGCCGGGGAAAGGGGGTGACGGTGTACGAAAGCTGCAAACCGGCATCCCGGTACGATCCCGCCCGCCCCGACGAGAACACGGAATACTACCTGGACAAGCTCCGCCAGATGCTGAAGCGGTTCGCGCCGTTCCTGCCGCGGGAGCGCTCGCTCTTTGACTGA
- a CDS encoding exosortase system-associated protein, TIGR04073 family, whose translation MRSVTLSALLLATLALTPPAFASDGPKPEFIAEKMAFKFARGVTNIATAVVELPKQSYLSVRDRGTVGYVIGPLKGIGMTAYRAFIGAAETVFFLVPQPGYYDPMIEPDYVWKGWEEPRGEPGQVAGEPAEKRGDSQ comes from the coding sequence ATGCGTTCCGTCACGCTTTCCGCCCTCCTTCTTGCCACCCTCGCCCTGACCCCGCCAGCCTTCGCCTCAGATGGCCCCAAACCCGAGTTCATCGCGGAGAAGATGGCCTTCAAGTTCGCCCGTGGCGTCACCAACATCGCCACCGCCGTCGTCGAGCTCCCCAAGCAGTCATATCTGAGCGTCCGGGACCGAGGGACGGTCGGCTATGTCATCGGCCCCCTCAAGGGGATCGGCATGACCGCCTACCGGGCGTTCATCGGCGCCGCCGAGACGGTCTTCTTCCTCGTCCCCCAACCCGGCTACTACGACCCGATGATAGAGCCCGACTATGTCTGGAAGGGGTGGGAAGAGCCGCGGGGTGAGCCGGGACAGGTGGCCGGCGAACCGGCCGAAAAGCGGGGTGACAGCCAATGA
- a CDS encoding exosortase system-associated protein, TIGR04073 family, translating to MAAALLTIVTATACLPPAFAGGLRNVDNASPQEVVDGMANKFSRGVANTATGWLELPKQVYVTWQESGPTKGILIGPLKGVGMTVVRTLSGVGELATFFVAWPGFFEPYLEPPYVWQKE from the coding sequence ATGGCAGCGGCACTGCTGACGATCGTGACCGCGACGGCCTGCCTCCCGCCGGCTTTCGCCGGAGGATTGCGCAACGTCGACAATGCCTCGCCGCAGGAGGTCGTGGACGGCATGGCGAACAAATTCTCGCGGGGGGTGGCCAATACGGCCACCGGCTGGCTTGAGCTGCCGAAACAGGTGTACGTGACGTGGCAGGAGTCGGGTCCGACGAAGGGAATTCTCATCGGTCCGCTGAAGGGAGTGGGGATGACCGTGGTCAGAACCTTGAGCGGCGTGGGGGAGCTGGCGACCTTCTTCGTCGCCTGGCCCGGTTTCTTCGAGCCGTACCTGGAGCCGCCCTACGTCTGGCAGAAGGAATAG